The proteins below are encoded in one region of Deltaproteobacteria bacterium:
- a CDS encoding inorganic phosphate transporter, with protein sequence MPESSFALLVLVIISALAFDFINGFHDTANAIATCISTRALSIRNAILMAAGLNFVGALVSTHVAATIGKGIVDPSNVTQVVVLSALAGAIFWDLLTWHYGIPSSSSHAIIGGLVGAVVADRGFGVLKWDGLTKILAAIVVSPLAGTLAAFLIMLAIFWIFRGYHPSPLNRNFRKLQIISAAFMAFSHGSNDAQKSMGVITLALVSYGALDTFHIPAWVILGCAASMAAGTAMGGWRIIKTVGTDFVKLDPVHGFCAETSSAGVILTATAMGIPISTTHVITSAILGVGLTHGRRKVNWIVGARIVWAWILTIPASAMAGYFAYDVLRPIFLLHR encoded by the coding sequence ATGCCTGAGAGCTCGTTTGCGCTCCTTGTCCTGGTGATCATCTCGGCTCTGGCGTTCGATTTCATCAACGGGTTCCACGATACCGCCAACGCCATCGCCACCTGCATATCGACCCGCGCCCTGTCCATCCGGAACGCCATCCTCATGGCGGCGGGCCTCAATTTCGTCGGGGCGCTCGTTTCCACTCATGTTGCGGCGACAATCGGCAAGGGGATCGTGGACCCTTCGAACGTAACGCAGGTGGTCGTCCTCTCTGCCCTGGCAGGAGCGATCTTCTGGGACCTCCTCACCTGGCATTACGGCATACCGTCATCATCCTCCCACGCGATCATCGGCGGGCTCGTCGGGGCGGTGGTAGCAGACCGCGGATTCGGAGTGCTGAAATGGGATGGGCTGACGAAGATCCTCGCCGCCATCGTAGTATCCCCGCTGGCCGGCACGCTGGCGGCATTTCTCATCATGCTCGCGATATTCTGGATCTTCCGGGGATACCACCCCTCCCCCCTGAATCGCAACTTCCGTAAGCTCCAGATCATTTCCGCCGCCTTCATGGCGTTTTCCCACGGTTCCAACGATGCGCAGAAGTCCATGGGGGTCATCACCCTCGCACTGGTATCTTACGGCGCCCTCGATACGTTCCATATTCCCGCCTGGGTCATCCTCGGCTGCGCCGCATCGATGGCGGCCGGCACGGCGATGGGCGGATGGCGGATCATCAAGACGGTCGGGACCGATTTCGTAAAGCTGGATCCCGTCCACGGCTTCTGCGCGGAAACTTCTTCCGCGGGGGTCATCCTCACCGCCACCGCAATGGGGATCCCCATCAGCACGACGCATGTCATCACCTCGGCGATCCTCGGCGTCGGCCTTACCCACGGACGCAGGAAAGTGAACTGGATCGTGGGCGCACGGATCGTCTGGGCATGGATACTCACGATTCCCGCATCGGCGATGGCCGGCTATTTCGCCTACGACGTCCTCCGCCCGATCTTTCTCCTGCACCGCTGA
- a CDS encoding DUF47 domain-containing protein, whose translation MFRILPADQEFFVLFEKASHNIMEGAEILKDLLDHFEDVREKARQIEEVEHKGDTITHDIVKKLNTTFITPIDREDILALASSLDDVIDLIHAAATRIVLYKVVEPTPQAKELGFLILKSVRELNRGIARMSKKMDGVYEHCVEVNSLENEADRVCRDAIAYLFDREKDPITILKWKEIYETLETATDRCEDAANVLEGVALKNA comes from the coding sequence ATGTTCCGCATACTCCCGGCTGACCAGGAATTCTTCGTTCTGTTCGAGAAGGCGTCGCATAACATCATGGAGGGCGCGGAAATCCTCAAGGACCTCCTCGACCATTTCGAGGACGTCAGGGAAAAGGCCCGGCAGATAGAGGAAGTAGAGCACAAGGGCGACACGATCACGCACGACATCGTGAAGAAGCTGAACACCACTTTCATCACCCCGATCGACCGTGAGGACATCCTGGCGCTCGCATCGTCGCTCGACGACGTGATCGACCTCATCCACGCGGCCGCCACTCGAATCGTTCTTTACAAGGTAGTCGAGCCTACACCTCAAGCCAAGGAGCTGGGGTTCCTGATACTCAAGTCCGTCAGGGAGCTGAACCGCGGGATAGCCCGCATGTCGAAGAAGATGGACGGGGTGTACGAACACTGCGTGGAGGTCAACTCGCTGGAGAACGAGGCCGACCGCGTCTGCCGCGACGCCATCGCTTACCTGTTCGACCGGGAGAAGGACCCCATCACGATCCTCAAGTGGAAGGAGATCTACGAAACGCTGGAAACGGCGACCGACCGCTGCGAGGATGCGGCCAATGTCCTGGAAGGGGTGGCTCTCAAGAATGCCTGA
- a CDS encoding nitronate monooxygenase, with product MELKHLDAAWKRGTDFLGTRYAILCGAMTWVSESNLVAAISNGGGFGVLAAGNMPPDLLANEIAETRRKTIYPFGVNLITVAPSFRDHIDVAVREKAPFIFFAGSIPSGKDIEQAKASGAKVICFAPVLSLARRLIKQGADALVIEGNEAGGHIGPVATSVLAQEFLLSITEVPIFVAGGIGTGEMIAQYLALGASGAQLGTRFVAAEECVAHPRFKEAFIRAQARDAMPTSQFDPSLPTIPVRAIVNEGTKDFNRLQLDLLNKVKSGELPREEAQLRLEEFWMGALRRAVVDGDVEHGSLMAGQSVAFVKKVQPVREILDELVSSAERKLAEMSNGGPWAAAGPICR from the coding sequence ATGGAATTGAAACACCTTGACGCTGCATGGAAGCGCGGGACCGATTTTCTCGGCACCCGTTACGCCATCCTGTGCGGCGCCATGACCTGGGTTTCCGAATCGAACCTCGTCGCCGCCATTTCGAACGGGGGGGGATTCGGCGTCCTCGCCGCGGGGAACATGCCGCCCGACCTGCTTGCGAATGAGATAGCGGAAACCCGGCGGAAGACTATATATCCATTCGGGGTGAACCTGATAACGGTAGCCCCGTCTTTCCGGGACCACATCGACGTGGCGGTCCGGGAAAAGGCGCCGTTCATCTTTTTCGCGGGCAGCATCCCTTCGGGGAAGGATATCGAGCAGGCAAAGGCTTCCGGAGCCAAGGTCATCTGCTTCGCGCCGGTGCTGTCGCTCGCGCGGCGCCTGATCAAGCAGGGCGCGGACGCCCTGGTCATCGAAGGAAACGAAGCCGGCGGACACATCGGCCCCGTCGCCACGTCCGTCCTGGCGCAGGAATTTCTCCTCAGCATAACCGAGGTCCCCATTTTCGTGGCCGGCGGGATCGGCACCGGCGAGATGATCGCCCAGTACCTGGCGCTCGGGGCGTCCGGAGCGCAGCTGGGAACTCGGTTCGTCGCGGCGGAGGAGTGCGTAGCCCACCCCCGTTTCAAGGAAGCGTTCATCCGCGCGCAGGCCCGGGACGCCATGCCCACCTCGCAGTTCGATCCCTCGCTTCCGACGATCCCCGTGCGTGCGATCGTGAACGAAGGGACGAAAGACTTCAACCGCCTGCAGCTCGACCTGTTGAACAAGGTCAAGTCCGGCGAGCTTCCGCGCGAGGAGGCGCAGCTCCGTCTCGAGGAGTTCTGGATGGGCGCACTTCGGCGCGCCGTCGTTGACGGCGACGTCGAGCACGGGTCGCTGATGGCGGGGCAGAGCGTCGCTTTCGTGAAGAAGGTACAACCCGTTCGGGAGATCCTCGATGAACTTGTGTCATCGGCGGAAAGGAAGCTCGCGGAGATGTCGAACGGAGGCCCCTGGGCGGCGGCGGGACCGATCTGTCGATAG
- a CDS encoding NAD(P)/FAD-dependent oxidoreductase — translation MVLQSELYDITIVGAGPVGLYATYYAGLRDCRTKLIEMYPQAGGRLVSMYPEKVVFDVAGHPKIVAAELIRLLTEQAMQYHPAVVMNERVNGLRVLGERVIELTTNAGKHYTQTAIIAVGSGAFVPRKLDIPNLIDMEGNGIYYWLKSFEGLRGKKVLIVGGGNSAVDWALSLEGIAAEVTLAHRTYKFQAHEAMVDKLLASSVRVKFPYFALKAVLGEDRVTGAVIWNERSGKEEEIEVDAIVLSIGMLTNLEPFREWGLNIVGSGIAVAPDMSTNMPGVYAAGDIATYPGKILLITAGSGEAATAVNSAKEYIVAGDLGR, via the coding sequence ATGGTTCTGCAGAGCGAGCTGTACGACATCACCATCGTCGGTGCGGGCCCCGTGGGTCTTTATGCCACCTATTACGCGGGTCTGCGGGACTGCAGGACCAAACTCATCGAGATGTACCCCCAGGCAGGCGGGCGTCTTGTCTCCATGTACCCGGAAAAAGTGGTGTTCGACGTGGCGGGGCATCCGAAGATCGTCGCCGCTGAACTGATCCGCCTGCTCACGGAACAGGCGATGCAATACCATCCGGCGGTGGTCATGAACGAGCGCGTCAACGGGCTGCGCGTGCTTGGGGAACGGGTCATCGAGCTGACGACGAACGCGGGGAAGCATTACACGCAGACGGCCATCATCGCAGTCGGTTCCGGCGCCTTCGTCCCCCGAAAACTCGACATACCGAACCTGATCGACATGGAAGGAAACGGCATCTACTACTGGCTGAAGTCGTTCGAAGGGCTCCGTGGAAAGAAGGTCCTCATCGTAGGCGGAGGAAACAGCGCGGTGGACTGGGCCCTCTCGCTGGAGGGAATCGCCGCTGAAGTCACCCTCGCTCACCGGACTTACAAGTTCCAGGCGCACGAGGCGATGGTCGACAAGCTCCTGGCTTCCAGCGTACGGGTGAAATTTCCCTATTTCGCGCTGAAGGCGGTACTGGGGGAGGACCGCGTGACCGGTGCGGTGATCTGGAACGAACGGAGCGGCAAGGAAGAGGAGATCGAAGTCGACGCCATCGTGCTGTCGATCGGGATGCTCACGAACCTGGAGCCGTTCCGGGAATGGGGTCTGAACATCGTCGGAAGCGGGATCGCCGTCGCGCCCGACATGTCCACCAACATGCCCGGCGTATACGCGGCGGGCGATATCGCCACCTACCCGGGGAAGATCCTGCTGATCACCGCCGGTTCCGGGGAAGCCGCCACCGCCGTCAATTCGGCCAAGGAATACATCGTGGCGGGGGATCTCGGCCGATAG
- a CDS encoding redoxin family protein: protein MNGCRKIAAAGILCLWAFSFPLSASSFALRGMDKGSRVPDYEFVGVSAGGGKLSSFAGEKGLVVIYWATWSSRSPDVLLFAEKELRRYEKMGVKFLAVNADHQEMKAEHMAEVKSAVAKLGLSFPVVLDAGLKVYNEIGVISVPTTIVLDNALKIIDAYPGFPSAARDDIPDRIDAFLGIVKEKRAEKAQYLLDRKPKNYALQYYNLGKRLFLSARSSSGDLKGIPEAALERLDEAIRRDPDYFRPYLLKAIVLDLAKSNGRREAAIRELGKRDFQEAYERRMLGFGYLYLGMDNQAADCFRLLSSQVSGDPGALFGEAAAAARRKEGQAAKRALSELAKIPGAKESLGFDYASLFTDSGELAKGTEKALRAALDRLLEIEKPGVR, encoded by the coding sequence ATGAACGGTTGCAGGAAAATCGCGGCCGCGGGGATTCTTTGCCTGTGGGCCTTTTCATTTCCGCTGTCGGCGTCGTCGTTCGCTCTCCGCGGGATGGATAAAGGGAGCAGGGTTCCCGATTACGAATTCGTCGGCGTGTCCGCAGGCGGAGGCAAGCTCTCGTCCTTCGCGGGCGAGAAAGGGCTTGTCGTCATCTACTGGGCGACGTGGAGCTCCCGCTCTCCCGATGTCCTTCTCTTCGCGGAAAAGGAGCTTCGGCGTTACGAGAAGATGGGAGTGAAGTTCCTGGCGGTCAACGCGGACCATCAGGAGATGAAGGCCGAACACATGGCCGAGGTCAAATCGGCGGTTGCGAAGTTGGGACTTTCGTTCCCGGTGGTGCTGGACGCCGGCCTGAAAGTGTACAACGAAATCGGCGTTATCAGCGTCCCCACTACGATCGTCCTGGACAACGCGCTCAAGATCATCGACGCCTATCCCGGTTTCCCGTCGGCCGCCCGCGACGACATCCCGGACCGGATAGACGCCTTCCTGGGCATCGTAAAGGAGAAGCGAGCGGAAAAGGCGCAGTACCTGCTCGACCGCAAGCCGAAGAACTACGCGCTCCAGTACTATAACCTCGGCAAACGGCTTTTCCTGTCCGCGCGTTCGTCGTCAGGCGACCTGAAGGGGATTCCGGAAGCGGCGCTGGAAAGGCTCGACGAGGCGATACGGCGCGACCCGGATTACTTCCGCCCCTACCTGTTGAAAGCCATCGTTCTCGATCTCGCGAAGTCAAACGGCCGCCGGGAGGCGGCGATCAGGGAACTCGGGAAGCGGGACTTCCAGGAGGCTTACGAACGGCGGATGCTGGGATTCGGCTACCTGTACCTGGGCATGGACAACCAGGCGGCGGACTGCTTCCGGCTCCTTTCCTCCCAGGTTTCGGGGGACCCCGGCGCGCTGTTCGGCGAGGCGGCGGCCGCCGCAAGGAGAAAAGAGGGACAGGCGGCGAAGAGGGCGCTGTCGGAGCTTGCGAAGATCCCAGGCGCGAAAGAATCGCTCGGGTTCGATTACGCTTCCTTGTTCACGGACTCCGGGGAACTGGCGAAGGGCACGGAGAAGGCCCTGCGGGCGGCGCTGGACCGTCTCCTCGAGATCGAAAAGCCCGGGGTGAGATAG
- a CDS encoding glycerophosphodiester phosphodiesterase has translation MENPFLRCEGKRPVVVAHRGASNRALENSHSAFSLAVADGADMIEFDVWLTADDVPVVLHDARTGRTAKANLSVASSSSAILRKVLLKNGEPLPFLADVLELVGRAVPLNIHIKTSGGVNAVCRTLSETGYRGAVVLSSGIREECLAAREIRPDLPCGLVTGRPSASDISFCLRYSLSSIHPDYRRLTVLRIRKVKEAGLPLVPYTVDDPETFFALVEAGADGVFSNRAEALRSAWRAKHSL, from the coding sequence GTGGAAAATCCGTTTCTCAGGTGTGAAGGGAAAAGACCGGTCGTCGTTGCCCATCGCGGGGCGTCGAATCGCGCCCTCGAAAACTCCCATTCGGCGTTTTCGCTGGCCGTCGCCGACGGCGCCGACATGATCGAGTTCGATGTATGGCTTACCGCCGACGACGTCCCGGTCGTGCTCCATGACGCCCGCACGGGCCGGACTGCGAAAGCGAACCTTTCCGTCGCATCGAGTTCCTCGGCGATCCTGCGAAAGGTCCTGCTGAAAAACGGGGAGCCGCTTCCGTTCCTGGCCGATGTGCTGGAACTGGTCGGGCGAGCGGTCCCGCTCAATATCCATATAAAGACCTCCGGAGGCGTGAATGCGGTTTGCCGGACGCTTTCGGAGACCGGATACCGCGGCGCCGTGGTCCTGTCTTCCGGCATTCGGGAGGAATGCCTTGCGGCGCGGGAAATTCGCCCGGATCTCCCGTGCGGACTGGTGACGGGACGGCCTTCGGCGTCCGACATTTCCTTCTGCCTGCGATATTCCCTGTCATCGATCCACCCCGATTACCGCAGACTCACGGTTCTCCGTATCCGCAAGGTGAAGGAGGCGGGGCTGCCGCTGGTACCCTACACCGTGGACGATCCGGAAACGTTTTTCGCGCTGGTTGAAGCGGGGGCGGACGGGGTATTTTCGAACAGGGCGGAGGCGCTCCGCTCCGCCTGGCGCGCGAAACACTCACTTTAA
- a CDS encoding diacylglycerol kinase family lipid kinase yields MVKSHRMLRVIHNPVAGPRAAAGIDRIRAFLSARGIPFEILKTSGPGDATVLAREAAHAGAETVIAVGGDGTVNEVANGLAGSSTRLVVVPHGTGNVISREVGLPATVEGCLGLIESGKTIEVPLARAENRYFLLMASAGFDAEVVARMSHRQKNILGMGAYYLAGIRHLVRTQPTLWMEFPDRERMEAQALILCRGKTYGIATMVPDGNLEGRTLKVIALCKTGRWAILRFAIQALRGKHLSSPGVHTRETRSVFVRSRIPSAAQVDGDYLCPLPVRFEMTDTKLRLVVPQEYGARTG; encoded by the coding sequence ATGGTAAAATCCCACCGTATGTTGCGCGTGATCCATAACCCGGTCGCCGGTCCGAGGGCCGCTGCAGGGATCGACCGGATCCGGGCGTTTCTCTCCGCCCGGGGAATCCCCTTCGAAATACTCAAAACCTCCGGTCCGGGTGATGCTACCGTATTGGCGAGGGAGGCGGCGCACGCCGGGGCGGAAACGGTTATCGCCGTCGGCGGGGACGGAACGGTAAACGAGGTCGCCAACGGACTGGCCGGGAGTTCCACGAGACTTGTGGTAGTACCCCACGGAACGGGTAACGTAATATCCCGTGAAGTCGGTCTCCCTGCCACGGTGGAGGGCTGCCTGGGACTCATCGAAAGCGGTAAGACGATCGAGGTCCCGCTTGCGCGCGCTGAAAACAGGTACTTCCTGCTCATGGCCTCGGCGGGATTCGACGCCGAGGTCGTGGCGAGAATGAGCCACCGCCAGAAGAACATCCTGGGAATGGGGGCTTATTACCTGGCGGGAATACGCCACCTGGTTCGCACGCAGCCCACGTTGTGGATGGAGTTTCCCGACAGGGAACGGATGGAAGCCCAGGCCTTGATCCTGTGCCGCGGGAAAACGTACGGCATCGCCACGATGGTCCCGGACGGAAACCTGGAAGGAAGGACATTGAAGGTCATCGCCCTGTGCAAGACCGGCAGATGGGCGATCCTGCGCTTCGCGATCCAGGCGCTTCGCGGGAAGCACCTCTCCTCACCCGGGGTACATACCCGGGAAACCCGGTCCGTGTTCGTGCGCTCCCGCATCCCCTCCGCCGCCCAGGTGGACGGGGACTACCTTTGCCCCCTACCTGTCCGGTTCGAGATGACCGACACGAAGCTCCGGCTCGTGGTGCCGCAGGAATATGGAGCCCGGACGGGCTGA
- a CDS encoding methylglyoxal synthase: MNRIVLIAHDAKKGDIIEWARFNRDALAAKELFATRSTGEEIIAGVGLPVNLLRHGPEGGDAQVGAMIAEGKVDLLVFFWDPLSPHPHDVDVKALLRLAVLHDVPTACNHRTADFLISSPLYWEDRQSGEAAL, encoded by the coding sequence ATGAACAGGATCGTTCTCATAGCTCATGATGCGAAGAAAGGGGACATCATCGAGTGGGCCCGTTTCAACAGGGATGCGCTGGCCGCCAAGGAGCTGTTCGCGACCCGGTCCACGGGGGAGGAGATCATCGCAGGCGTGGGACTCCCCGTCAACCTTCTGCGCCACGGTCCGGAAGGGGGGGATGCGCAGGTCGGCGCCATGATCGCGGAGGGTAAGGTGGACCTTCTCGTTTTTTTCTGGGATCCGCTTTCTCCCCATCCTCACGACGTGGACGTGAAGGCGCTGCTGAGGCTCGCCGTGCTGCACGACGTTCCGACCGCGTGCAACCATAGAACGGCGGATTTTCTTATTTCCTCGCCGCTGTATTGGGAAGACCGTCAATCGGGGGAGGCGGCGTTGTGA
- a CDS encoding response regulator transcription factor has translation MGPDPPFQGDALGRSILIVEDEKEIRDLLAHYLKKEGFTPILARDGEEGFTKARSEKPDMILLDILLPKMDGLELLRKFRADQEIARTPVAMLTAKGDETDRIVGLELGADDYIPKPFSPREVVARIKAIFRRSMKAPEEIEEKVYDYGGLRMDVPRHEVRHDGKSVPLTTKEFRILQALLSAPAGRVLTRESILEKVWGGGTYVTDRTVDVHIAKLRRKIPLLSKAIETVKDVGYKLRER, from the coding sequence ATGGGACCCGATCCACCGTTCCAGGGAGATGCCTTGGGCCGATCCATCCTTATAGTGGAAGACGAAAAGGAGATCAGGGACCTCCTCGCCCACTATCTTAAAAAGGAAGGTTTCACCCCCATCCTCGCCCGTGACGGAGAGGAGGGTTTCACTAAGGCCCGTTCCGAAAAACCGGATATGATCCTGCTCGACATTCTCCTTCCGAAAATGGACGGGCTGGAGCTCCTGAGAAAGTTCCGCGCCGATCAGGAGATCGCCCGGACCCCCGTGGCGATGCTCACCGCGAAAGGCGACGAGACGGACCGGATCGTCGGGCTGGAGCTGGGTGCGGACGACTACATCCCCAAACCTTTCAGCCCCCGCGAGGTCGTCGCCCGAATAAAGGCCATCTTCAGGCGCAGCATGAAGGCCCCCGAAGAAATCGAAGAGAAGGTTTACGACTACGGCGGATTGCGTATGGACGTCCCCCGGCACGAGGTGCGGCACGACGGCAAATCCGTCCCGCTGACCACCAAGGAATTCCGCATACTCCAGGCCCTCCTGTCCGCGCCGGCGGGCCGGGTCCTCACCCGGGAATCGATCCTCGAAAAAGTCTGGGGTGGAGGGACCTACGTGACCGACAGGACGGTCGACGTCCACATCGCGAAGCTTCGGCGGAAGATCCCGTTACTTTCGAAGGCGATCGAAACGGTCAAGGACGTCGGCTACAAGTTGCGGGAGAGGTGA
- a CDS encoding HAMP domain-containing protein: MRARISIATKFFLTYFVITGAALTFAGMAGYLQFRKYATEEVDGNLQRQARIVSEVFRPLLDRPSPERGNIAAEGDRVGKDLEIRLTIILPDGTVVADSTVGASRIAEMENHADRPEVLAALSGGTGVSLRRSMTVREEERYLAIPILSGGRTVGIARTAIPVTLLYRRLERIRTITWGTGVAAFLLMLAGTAIRAKHVAGPLKEMTAAARELASGNFGKRIRANTGDELETLADALNTTSSRLEETISRLEAKRTRLATIIESLSEGVVVVGHDRTARILNREAANILGTAVPPPEGRPVAEAIRHPEVLAFIDGWIMGEKPAPRETFIPTRTGDRVVRMAGVTVPSSANQAPDLLLTLRDVTEEKRLARMKSDFVSNASHELKTPLTNIRGYLEAIDDSLKEGAPVDPSFLSIACSNALRMDRLIDDLLELSKAESGQSALEYEEVPLPAFLDRAAALHRPSAELAGKTLEIKAENAVLRADLRKLTLAVSNLLDNAIKYGKAGGRITLSGRAEEGACLLEVADDGPGISSEHLPRIFERFYRVDKGRSRDLGGTGLGLSIAKHIVESHQGTIRVESRLGVGTRFFIRIPV, encoded by the coding sequence TTGCGGGCGCGGATCTCCATCGCGACGAAGTTCTTCCTGACCTATTTCGTGATCACCGGTGCCGCGCTGACATTCGCCGGGATGGCCGGCTATCTTCAGTTCCGCAAGTATGCGACGGAGGAAGTGGACGGGAACCTCCAGAGGCAGGCACGCATCGTTTCGGAGGTGTTCCGCCCCCTTTTGGATCGGCCGTCGCCGGAACGCGGAAACATCGCCGCGGAGGGCGACCGTGTCGGCAAGGACCTGGAGATCCGCCTCACGATCATCCTGCCGGACGGGACGGTCGTTGCGGATTCCACCGTGGGGGCATCACGGATCGCGGAGATGGAAAACCACGCGGACCGGCCTGAAGTCCTGGCGGCCCTCTCCGGCGGGACCGGCGTATCCTTGCGACGCAGCATGACGGTCAGGGAGGAGGAACGGTACCTGGCCATCCCGATACTTTCCGGAGGGCGGACGGTGGGGATCGCGCGGACGGCCATCCCGGTCACGCTGCTTTACAGGAGGCTCGAACGGATCCGCACGATCACCTGGGGAACCGGAGTCGCGGCATTCCTCCTGATGCTCGCCGGGACCGCGATCCGGGCGAAACATGTGGCAGGTCCACTGAAGGAGATGACCGCCGCCGCGCGTGAGCTGGCATCCGGAAATTTCGGGAAACGCATACGCGCGAATACCGGCGACGAACTGGAAACGCTGGCGGACGCGCTGAACACCACCTCATCCCGACTCGAGGAAACCATCTCCCGGCTTGAAGCTAAAAGGACCCGGCTTGCGACGATAATCGAAAGCCTCTCCGAGGGTGTGGTCGTGGTCGGCCACGACCGCACGGCGCGGATACTGAACCGCGAAGCCGCAAACATCCTGGGAACGGCCGTCCCGCCGCCGGAGGGACGCCCCGTCGCTGAAGCGATCCGCCACCCGGAGGTACTGGCGTTCATAGACGGGTGGATAATGGGAGAGAAACCGGCGCCGAGGGAAACCTTCATCCCCACGCGCACCGGCGATCGGGTTGTCCGCATGGCGGGAGTAACGGTGCCGTCCTCAGCGAACCAGGCTCCCGACCTGCTGCTCACGCTTCGGGACGTGACGGAAGAGAAGCGGCTGGCGCGCATGAAAAGCGACTTCGTCTCCAACGCCTCGCATGAGTTGAAGACACCTCTCACGAATATCCGCGGTTATCTGGAAGCGATCGACGACTCGTTAAAGGAAGGCGCTCCGGTCGATCCCTCCTTCCTGTCGATCGCCTGCTCGAACGCGCTCCGGATGGACCGGCTCATCGACGACCTGCTCGAGCTTTCAAAGGCCGAGTCCGGGCAATCCGCGCTGGAGTACGAAGAAGTCCCGCTTCCAGCATTTCTCGACCGTGCCGCAGCGCTTCACCGTCCGTCTGCGGAGCTTGCTGGCAAGACCCTGGAGATCAAGGCGGAAAACGCCGTCCTGCGTGCGGACCTCCGCAAGCTCACCCTGGCCGTTTCGAACCTGCTGGACAACGCGATCAAGTATGGCAAGGCAGGTGGGCGCATAACGCTTTCCGGCAGAGCCGAAGAGGGAGCCTGCCTCCTGGAGGTCGCCGACGACGGGCCGGGGATTTCTTCCGAGCACCTACCGAGAATCTTCGAGCGGTTCTACCGGGTGGACAAGGGCAGGTCCCGCGACCTGGGGGGGACCGGCCTGGGCCTCTCCATCGCGAAGCACATCGTCGAGTCCCACCAGGGAACGATCCGCGTCGAAAGCCGCCTCGGCGTCGGAACACGGTTCTTCATCCGTATCCCCGTGTAG
- the pstS gene encoding phosphate ABC transporter substrate-binding protein PstS codes for MICLLFAALSFAAAVPMAAAQSLSITGAGATFPYPLYSKWFYEYSNSHPGLKFNYQSIGSGGGVRQITAGTVDFGASDAPLTEDELKKLPGPIFHIPTAIGAVAVVYNLKGVAAGLKLTPDVFVDIYLGRIKRWNDPGIASLNPGIPLPAANIIVAHRSDGSGTTDIFTNYLSAVSSEWRAKIGRGKSVNWPVGIGGKGNEGVAGVVKQTPGAIGYVELAYAMQNRMTAAALKNKDGNFVLPTLDSTSAAAAGASKTMPADFRLTLVNAPGKDSYGICGLTWLLIYKDQRDEANGKAIVGFLKWAIRDGQKMNAPLLYAPIPAPVAEKVDKTIRQINYRGKSLY; via the coding sequence ATGATCTGCTTGTTGTTCGCTGCATTGTCCTTCGCTGCGGCGGTTCCGATGGCGGCTGCGCAATCGCTTTCGATCACCGGGGCGGGGGCGACGTTCCCTTACCCGCTCTATTCGAAATGGTTCTACGAGTATTCCAATTCACACCCGGGATTGAAGTTCAATTACCAGTCGATCGGCTCCGGCGGCGGCGTCAGGCAAATCACCGCGGGGACCGTCGATTTCGGCGCCAGCGACGCGCCTTTGACCGAGGATGAACTTAAAAAACTTCCCGGCCCGATCTTCCACATCCCCACGGCGATCGGCGCGGTGGCGGTCGTTTACAACCTCAAGGGAGTGGCCGCGGGCCTCAAACTGACCCCTGATGTTTTCGTGGATATCTATTTAGGGAGGATCAAGCGCTGGAACGATCCGGGGATCGCATCCCTGAATCCCGGAATCCCGCTTCCGGCGGCGAACATTATTGTCGCGCACCGCTCGGACGGTTCGGGGACGACGGACATCTTCACCAATTACCTCTCGGCGGTCAGCTCCGAGTGGAGGGCGAAGATCGGCCGCGGAAAATCGGTCAATTGGCCGGTAGGAATCGGCGGTAAAGGAAACGAGGGAGTCGCGGGGGTGGTGAAGCAGACACCCGGCGCCATCGGGTACGTCGAACTGGCCTACGCCATGCAGAACAGGATGACGGCGGCCGCCCTTAAGAACAAGGATGGGAACTTCGTACTTCCGACGCTCGATTCCACCTCCGCTGCGGCGGCCGGGGCGTCGAAAACGATGCCCGCGGACTTCCGCCTGACGCTGGTGAACGCCCCGGGGAAGGACTCCTACGGCATCTGCGGGCTGACCTGGCTGCTGATCTACAAGGACCAGAGGGACGAGGCGAATGGGAAGGCGATAGTCGGGTTTCTAAAGTGGGCGATCCGCGACGGCCAGAAGATGAACGCGCCGCTCCTCTACGCCCCGATCCCCGCGCCGGTGGCGGAAAAGGTGGACAAGACCATCCGCCAGATCAATTACAGGGGGAAAAGCCTGTATTGA